A stretch of DNA from Candidatus Binataceae bacterium:
GCCGGCTCGCTCGTAATCGGCGGGATACGGCGTGCATTCGTCCAGCGCCATCATCAGATCGGCCCCCAGCCGCTCCTGGATTTCGACCGCGCGCTCGGGCGTGAGCATCACCTCGCTGCCGTCCAGATGCGAGCGGAAGCGGATTCCCGCCTCGCTTATCGAATTGAGCCGCGCAAGGCTCATCGCCTGGAAGCCGCCGGAGTCGGTGAGTACCGCGCCCGCAAAGCCCATGAAGCGCCCCACCCCGCCCAGCTCGGCGATCAACTCCTCGCCCGGGCGCACCGCCAGATGGTAGGTGTTGGCGAGCACCAGCCGATAGCCGAGTTGCCACAGCTCGTCGGGCGCCATCGCCTTGACCGCCGCGCGGGTCCCGACCGGCATGAAAGCGGGCGTGGCTACCTCGCCGTGCGCGGTGCGCATCAGGCCCACGCGCGCGGCGCCGTCGCGCGCGACGACTTCGAAGCTGAAGTGCGCCCGGTTTTCTCTGCCGCTCACAGGATCAACATCGCGTCGCCGTAGCTCAGGAAGCGGTAGCGACGGCGGATCGCCTGCTCGTAGGCGTCGAGGATAACCTCGCGCCCTGCGAACGCCATCACCATCGCGAGCACGGTGGAGCGCGGCATGTGAAAGTTGGTGATCATCGCGTTGACGACACGGAAACGGAAGCCCGGCGCGATAAACAGCCCGGTCCAGCCCTCGGCGTCGCCAGTGATTCCCCACGACTCCAGCGCGCGCACGCTGCTGGTGCCGACCGCGATTACCCGTCCGCCGGTACGCCGCGCCAGGGCCAGCGCCTCGAGCGCCGCGGGCGAAATCGTGTACCACTCGGCCTCCATCGTATGCGCCTCGACCTGGGGCTCGCGCAGCGGCGTGAAGGTCCCGGGGCCGATATGGAGCGTCACGAACGCGTTGCGGATTCCGGCGGCCGCGAGGTCGGCCAAAAGCTCGCGCGTGAAATGCAGTCCGGCGGTGGGCGCGGCAACGGCGCCCGGCCGCGCGGCGTAGATCGTCTGGTAGTCCTCGCGGTCTGCGGGGCGCGGCGGGCGCTGGATATAGTGCGGCAGTGCGGGCACGCCCGCGGCTTCGAGGATCGTTTCGATCGGCACGGAGTTGTCGCTCGCCACCAGCGGGCGGCCCGAGCGCACGAAGCCGACGACGCGCAACGCGTGTCCGTCGTCAAGCTCAAGCCGCGTCCCCTCGCGCAGTCCGCGATGGGTCCGCGCAAGCGCCATCCATGCGCCGCGCGGCTGCTCGACCGGGCGGACGATCAGGAGCTCGACCGCGCCGCCGGACGGCTTACGTGCAAACAGCCGCGCTGGGAAGACCCGCGTGTCGTTGAGGACCAGCAGATCGCCGTCGCGCAGAAAGTCACGAAGCTTGTAGAAGCGCGCATGCTCAAGGGTGCCGGCGCGGCGGTCGAGCACCAGCAGACGCGCCTCGGCACGCCGCTCCAAGGGCTCCTGCGCGATCAGCTCGGGCGGCAGATGGTAGTCGAGTTCGCTAAGACGCATCCGGCGGCGGGGCAGCAAATCAGGCGCTCGCCCGCCTTCAAGAATAGCATTTCCGCGCTCTGCCCAAATTATCCTGGCCGCAGCTCCCACTGAACCTTCGCGCAACGTCCACGGGCCTCTCCCAACGCGGGTGAGACATGGAAGTTTCCCTGCCGCAACTGCGGGCGCTGCGCCGACTAGGCGATGCGCAGAACTATCTTGCCGAAGTGCTCGCTCGCCGCCATCATGCGATGCGCCTCGCCGGCCTGCGCCATCGGCACCACCTGGTAGATCGGCGGACGCAAGCGTCCGGCTTCGAGCGCCGCGCCAAAGCGCGCGAGCAGCGCCGCCACAATCCGCGCCTTCTCCCCGGCTGGACGGCTGCGCAGGGTCGAGCCCATGATCTTGAGATGGCGGCGCAAAACGGGATTTAGATCGATCTCGCCGCGCGCGCCTTTCATCAGGCCGATCAACACCAGCCGGCCGCCGGGCGCGAGCGCCTCGAGATTCTGCCCGAGGTATGCAGCGCCGATATGGTCGAGCAGGACGTCAACGCCGCGGCCGTTGGTTGCAGCCTTGACCGCTGGCGCAAACGGCCCCGACTTGTAATTGATCGCAACGTCGGCGCCGAGCTGCCGGCACCGCTCGCACTTGGCGTCGCTGCCCGCGGTCACAATTGAACGGATGCCCGCCTCCTTGCACAGCAGGATCGCCGCCGTGCCGACGCCGCTGCCGCCGCCATGCACGAGCACCGACTCGCCGGGCTGCACCTCGGCGAGCATGAAGATGTTGAGAAAAGCGGTGAGAAAAACCTCGGGGAAGGCGGCGGCCTCTTCGTCGCTCATCCCCGCCGGCACACGCATCGCGGAACCGGCGTCAACCACCGCGTGCTCGGCGTAGCCGCCGCCCGCAAGCAGCGCCATCGCCCGCTCGCCGACGCGCCATCCGCTGACCCCAGCGCCGAGCGCGGCGACTTCACCCGCGCATTCGAGGCCCAAAATGTCCGAGGCGCCGGGCGGCGGCGGATAGAAGCCCTGGCGCTGCATCAGGTCGGCGCGGTTGACTCCGGCGCACCTGACCCGGATTAGCAACTCGCCCGCACCGGGTCTTGGGTCGGCAGCTTCGCCGACCTTGAGCACGCTTTCGTCGCCGGGCTTGTCGAAGATCACCGCCTTCATCGTGCAGCCGCCTTTCCGCCGCGCGCCCCGCGGGGGCGCGCGCAAAACGCGAAGAGGGCCCGCGTCGGACCCTCTCCGCAGCAAATCGCTTATCCCGGTCGCGTCAGATCTTGTAGTCGATGATCGTCACACCGACGTTCTGGAAGTTGGTCATCTCCTCGAGGATTTTCGAGGCGCCCCCCAGGTCTACGGTGCCGGTAATCATCGACTTGGGGTTAAGCTTCTTCGCCTCGACCAACTGGAGCATTCCGGGATAGTGCGACGCCTGCATCCCCAGTGTTCCGATCAGTTGCAGCTCCATCAGCACCACCTTGTCGATCGGGACCGCGACTTCGCCCTTCTCGGCCTGGGTGGTGAGGCCAATCTGGAGATGGCGTCCCTGCTTGCGCAGGCTGTTGATGGAGTTGCGGCAGGTGGCGGCGACGCCCAGCGCGTCAACTGAGACGTGCGCCCCGCCCTTGGTGATGTCCATGATCGCCATCGCCGGGTCGCCGGCCTTGGCGTTAACGATGTGGCTTGCGCCGACCGACTTGGCCAGCTCGAGCTTGCGTCCGTCAAGATCGACCGCGATCACCTGCGCGCCGATCGCGGCCGCGATGTGGACTGCCGCAAGCCCGATCCCGCCGCAGCCGTGCACGGCGACCCATTCGCCCGGCCGCACCTGCGCGCGATCGACAATTCCGTGGTAGGAGGTCATGAACCGGCAACCCATCGAGGCGCCTTCGAGAAAGCCAACGCTGTCGGGCATGGGCACCAAGTTGAGATCAGCGAATGGGACGCCGACGTATTGGCCGTAGCCGCCCCAGTACGTCACGCCGGGAACGAACGGGGTGTTGCAGATATTGGAGTTGCCGTTGCGGCAGAACTCGCAGGTGCCGTCGCCCTGGCTGAACGGCACCAGTACGCGGTCGCCCTTCTTGAAGTCGCGCACGTCCGGGCCGACTTCCTCGACCACGCCGCAGAACTCGTGGCCCATCACCAGCGGCAGCGCGGGGGTCAACCCGACCCACGACCAGTCGCCCGACCAGATGTGCCAGTCGGAGCGGCAGACGCCTTCGGCGGCGGTTCTGATAATCGCGCCGTTGGGCGGACACTGCGGATCGGGCACGTCCCTGACCACCAGCGGCTTGCGAATCGCTTCCAAAACTGCGGCTTTCATCGAAGTCCTCCTTGCAGACGAATCCGGCGGCCGGCGGCCCGTCGGTCCGATTTCCGTGGGTACAGCCAAGCGCCATGCGCGCCGGCTTATGCGCGCCGCGCGGATCAACCTTTAGCGCCGCGTCCGGTGGCAGGCAAATCGACGCGCGCGCGCTGGTCCGCGTGAGACCGCTGCGGGTTACTGCGCGAGCGCTTCCACAACGCGCGCGTAGCTCGCCAAATCGGGCGCATCGATCTCCACGCGATGGATATCGGCGCCGGCCGCGGCCTCGGCCGCCAGTCGCTCGCGCGCGCCGGCGACGTCGCCGACGTACGTCATCTCGTCGAGCAGCCGGCGCGATACCGCCTCGGCGCCGGCCTTCGAACCGCCGGCGGTCCATGCCTCGCGGATGCGCCGCACGTCGTCGCCGAAGCCAAAGCGAGTGAGTTGCTCGGCGTAAAAGGTGCCCATCCGCGCCGCGTAAAACGAGAGCGTGCCGGCGTAGGCAGCGCGCGCGCGCTCAGGATTGTCGGTCACGTGAATCGTGCCCGGCGCTTTGACCGCGATTGCCCTGGGGTCGCGCCCCGCCTTCGAAATCATCGCGCGAAACGCGGCGATCGTCTCACCGAGACGCCCCAGCGGAACCATCACCGGCAGCCATCCGTCGGCCTGCCGTGCGGTGAACTCGACGCTCTTGCGATTGAGCGACGCGATATAGATCGGGATGTGTTTGCGCGGCGGCTCGAAGCGCAGCGTGAAGCCGCGCGCGAGCTTGAACAGTCTGCCGTTGTAGTTGAGCGGCTGGCCCGCGATGAGCATGTTGATGATGTCCACGTACTCGCGCATCCGGCTGAGCGGCGGATTGAACGGCACGCCGTGGAAATGCTCGATCACCTGCGGTCCGCTGGTGCCGAGCCCGATGATCATCCGCCCGCCGCTCAGCTCGTCGAGCGTCGCGAAATGCTGCGCGAGCGCGCCCGGGGTGCGCGAGTAGGTGTTGACGATCGCGGTGGCGAGTTTCACGCGCGAAGTATGCTCGGCGAGCAGAGTCAGCGTGGTAAAGGCGTCGCGGCCCCACGCCTCGGCGACCCAGATCGAATGCATCCCGGCCTGGTCGGCGGCGCGGGCGCGCTCGATCAGCCCTTTGAAGTCGGGCTTGCCTTGCCAGTTGATACCGGCCGAAATGTTGTAGGCCATCGTCGCTGCACCTCGCGGGCGCCCGCAGTCCAGCCAGGGCGCCGGGCGTGCGGCCACTTTTAGCCTCACCGCGCGCCGCCTGTCGAGCGCAGAAGCCCGGCGAACCCGCGCTTTCAGAGCGCCTGCGAAGCCGCTAGGATTATGGATGGTGGTGTGGACGGTGCGGGGTCTCCGGCCCGCCGCAGATCCGACGTGTCAGCCGACGCTGAAAAGAAATCCGCCGCCAATCGCGACAATCCTCCCTCATCGCGCCGGGTCGTCGTCGATTTCAACCTGCTGCGCCGCTTCGGCGGCCGCAATTTCCGCGATCTCGGCGGCCATCCGGCCGCCGACGGCCGCCGCGTGCGGCGCGCGCGGGTCTATCGCTCGGCGCATCTTTCCGAACTGCCGAACGAAACCCCTATCAAATCCGCGGGCCTGCGCACGGTCGTCACCCTGCAAAGCCGCACCGAGATCTCGATCCTTGGGCCGCCGCACGCCGACCTTTTGCGCTCGGTTCGGTGGGAGCATATCCCGATCGGCGACCGCTGGTTCCAAGAGCGCGAGCCGATAAGCCTGGTCCCCGGCCGCGAGCATCACGCGATCGTTGACAAGTTCCGCGACGACTGGCGCACCTTTTTTAAAATCCTCGCCGAGCGCGATGTTTACCCCCTGCTCTTCCACTGCTCGGCCGGCCGCGACCGCACTGGGGTGGGGGCGGCGATGTTGCTCGAGCTGCTGGGCGTAGCGCGCGGACGGATCGTTACCGACTTTCTCGAAAGCAACTTGGTGTTTCCGAAAATTCCGCTTGCGCCCACGCAACTCGACCCGGTCTTCGAGTTGATCGACGAGGCGGGCGGAATCGAACCGTTCATGTGCGAGGGAATCGGGCTCGACCGCTTCGACCTCGAAGCGATTCGCGCCGACCTGCTCGAAGACGCAAGCGCCGGCGACGAGCGCGATTCCAACGGCGAGTAGCCCCTGTGACAAGCCCTCCGCGGCGCGACGGCGCGTTACGGCCGCGGCCGCTCGCATCAACGCCGCGCCCCGCTCCAATCAACAAGAAGTAGCTGTGCGAAGCGCGCGCGGCGCGCTAGGACTTCCCCACGATCGCGACCGAGCTCGCCTGCGGCCCCTTGTCGCCCATCTCCTCGGCGAACCTGACTTCGGTGCCGACCTTGAGGCGGTCGAAGCCGTCGTTGAGCACGCTGTTGCGGTGGAAATAAATCTCGCGCCCGTCGGCGGTGGTCAGAAAGCCGTAGCCTTCGAGCGGGAAGAGCTGCGAGACGCGCGCGTGCGGCGGCGCCTCGATCGTTTTAACGTCGCGCCGCTGCTTGCGCGCGTAGTCCTGCAATTTGCGCCGCGCGGCGTCGAAGGCCGAACGGATCGCGACCGCAAGATCGTCTTCGGCCTGGCGGTTGACGCTCAGCTCGGCGCCAGGCAGGGTCATATCCACGCGGACCTTGAACGGGCCGCCGCGATGATGGTGGTCGACGGTGCCCTCGACGATCACGTGGCATCCGCTGATCCGTTCGTAAAAGCGCTCGAGCATAGCGACCTTCTCGCGGATCTCGGCCTCCGCGGCCGGGGTCAGCGCGAAATCGCGCGCGGTGATTTGCAATGACCGCTGCATCCTCAATCCCTCATTCTATCGCGCGCGCTCACATCGCGGCCGCGGGCGGCTTTGCTTCCTTGGGTTCCTCCAGTTCGGTCAGCGTCGCCTCGCTGAGCAGAAGCAGGCTCGCCACCGAAACCGCGTTCTCCAGCGCGATCCGCACGACCTTGGTGGGATCGATAATCCCGGCCTCGACCAGGTCAACGAACTCCTTGCGCGCGGCGTCGAAGCCCATGTTGCCCCTGCCCGTGCGCATCTGATGGACCACGACGCCGCCGTCCACGCCGCAGTTCTGCGCGAGCTGGCGGGTCGGTTCCTCTAGCGCACGCCTGAGAATCTGCACTCCGGTGCGCTCGTCGCCGGGCGGGCATCTGCCCTCTTCGGCTTCGAGCGCGTCGATCGCGCGCAGCATTGCGAGACCGCCGCCGGGGATGATGCCCTCGGCCACCGCTGCCTTGGTCGCGCTGATCGCGTCCTCGAAGGCTTCCTTGCGGCTCTTCATCTCGGCCTCCGAAGGCGCGCCGACGCGGATTACCGCCACCCCGCCCGAGAGCTTGGCCAGCCGCTCCTGGAGCTTCTCGCGGTCGTAGTCGGAGGTGGTCTTGTCGATAAGCTGGCGGAGCTGCTGCTTGCGCCCCTCGATCATCGCCTTGTCTCCGAGGCCGCCGATAAGCTTGGTTGATTCGCGATCGACGACCACGCGGCGCGCCTTGCCCAGGTGAGAGAGGTCAATCGATTCGAGCTTCAGCCCGAGCTCCTCGGAAACCACGTGCCCGCCGGTCAGGATCGCGATGTCCTCGAGCATCTCGCGCCGGCGGTCGCCGAAGCCTGGCGCCTTGACCGCCACGCAGCGCAGCGCCCCGCGCAGCTTGTTGACCAGCAGCGTGGCCAACGCCTCGCCCTCGATATCCTCGGCGATCACAAGCAGGGCGCGGCCGGCCTGGACGATCTGCTCGAGCAGCGGCACCAGGTCCTTCATCACCGCGATCTTGCGGTTGGTGATCAGGATCGACGCGTCCTCAAGCACCGCCTCCATCTTGTCCGGGTCGGTGACGAAATAGGGCGAGACGTAGCCGCGGTCGAACTGGAGGCCCTCGACCACGTCGAGGTTGGTTTCGGTGGTCTTGGATTCCTCGACCGAGATCACGCCTTCGCCGCCGACCTTCTCGATCGCGTCAGCGACCAACTCGCCCATCGCGGGCTCGTTATGGGCCGAGATGGTGGCGACCTGGGCCTTTTCGAGCCGGCTTTTGACCGGCCGCGAGAGCGCGCGCAGACTGTCCACCGCGACCTTGGCCGCATGGTCGAGGCCGTGCTTGATATCGATCGCGCTGGCGCCGGCGACCACGTTGCGCACGCCGTCGGCGAAGATTGTTTCGGCCAGGATCGCCGAGGTGCTGGTGCCGTCGCCCACCGCGTCGCCAGTGCGCTCGGCGGCTTGGCGGATCATCTGCGCGCCCAGGTTTTCGATCGCGTCCTTGAGGTTGACCTCTTTGGCGATCGTGACCCCGTCGTTGCACACAAGCGGCGGGCCATACGAACGCTGGATCAGCACGCACTTGGACTTGGGGCCGAGCGTGACCCGGATCGCGTCTGCCAGCGCCCTGGCGCCGCGCAACAGTTTCTCGCGCGCCTCCGAGCTGAAGAGCAACTGCGTGTGTTCCATCGAGGCGTCTCCGCGCTAGCGCAGTTCGCGCTCCTCTATCAGCCGCTCGTAGCAGGCCTCGCAAAGCGGCGTCATTTCGCCCGCCTCTTCGAGCACCGCGACGACCTCGGCGGCTGGCTCTTCGGCCGCCTTGGTGCGCGCAAAGGCGGCCGCGCACGGAGCGCACCGAAAGGCCCGCCCGGCGCGCTTCTCGTAGTCGCGGGCGAGCTCGGCCTGTTCGATGTCGCTTAGGCCGTCGAGCAGCACGAAGTTGGAGTTGGCAGCCATCTGAGTCTCCTGCTCTGATTGCCTGATCCTGACGCCACGCCTAGACCTTCAGCCCCTGCGCCATGCGCAGGAAGCGTTCCCACGGCGTGGCCACCCAGGTCTCGGTCGAGGCGTGGCCGATTGACCTGACGAGCAGCGCCACTTTGGTCGCGGTCTCGGTGTCAGGCGCTTCGAAGATGTCAAGGTAGTCGCATCGCCCGAGCACGGCGTAATTGCCCACCCACTTCACGTTCGGGCATTCCTCGCGGATGCGCTCCTCGACCTTGGCGTTGAGCTTTTCCACCGTCCCATGGCGCGCGAGCGCCTCGGGCGAAAGCCTGGTCAGCATCACGTAAGTTCCCATCGTCGCAACTCCCTGGATTTTTGCGCCGGCCCAGAACCCGAGGCGCTCGCTGCGCGGCCGGTCTAGTGCTTTTCGGCTTCCAGCGGAATTTTCTTGGCGACCGCCTCCTTGGCCATCGGTATCGAGATCTCGACCACGCCGTTCTCGAATTTGGCCTTAACCTTGTCGGTCTCGACACCCTCGGGCAGGGTCATGCGGCGCTCGAAGGCCCCGTAGGAGATCTCGCGGCGGAAGTAGTGCTCTTTCTTGACCTCCTTCTTGTCCTTGCGCTCGCCCTTGATGGTCAGGACATTGCCCAGCACGCTGAGCTCGAGGTCCTTGGGGTCGAGGCCCGGGACGTCCGCGCGGACGATCAGGTTGCCGTCCTTGACGAAACTCTCGACCGGCACCGTCAACTGCTCTTCACCGTTCTCGAAATCCTCGAACAGACGGGGGAAGCGCAACTCGAAGTCACGCGCCCATCGCTCGAGCTCGCGGAACGGTTTCCACGGCATCAGTGCTCCCATTTTCCTTACTCCTTATGTCGGTTTTGCCAGATGGCACGCCGGCCACCGGCCGATCGGACCTAAAGCAAAGAGCGCACCATCAAAAATAATTGATGCTCCGGTAGTTCAAGTGGGTATTCCTGGCTCCCACTGGGGCAGCGATGTCTCAAGAGATGTCGCCGAATGACCCATGCGAGCGTTGCCCAAATCTCCACGATTGATGGCGCGCCTCTTGCGTCGATTATTTCGCGGAAAAGGGGACACGAAGACGATGCCAACAGATTCTGACCGCGAGCGGGTCGAAAAGCTCAAAACCATCCTTGCCAAGGAGAGAAACCGAGCGCTTGCGCGCGTACGCGAGTACCGCCGCGACCAGGACGATGAGGCGATTCCGCCGCCCGCCGACGAGCTCGACGCCGCCCGAAGCCTGGCCGAAGTCGAAACCCATGCCAGCCTGATCGAGCAGGCGGAATTTCGGATCAAGCAGATAGACGACGCGATGCTTCGCCTAGAGCAGGGACGCTACGGCGTATGCGAGGATTGTGGAACCGAAATCGCGCTCAAGCGTCTGGAGGCCCTGCCCTTTGCCACCCGTTGCGTGGATTGTCAGACCAAGCGGAATCGGACGCGCCGCGGCGAGGGCGGCATGATCGAACCGTTCGACCGCCAGTGGGAGATACCGACCGAGGTGGACGAAACCACCGAGGGCTCACGTGACGAGTTCGTTCGCCTGCCCGAAGAGGAGCTGATCGTCCATCGCGAGGAGCCGCTCGGCCCCGAAGAGGGGGAACTCGAAAGGCCCCCCGCGATAACCTCGCGCCGGCCCGGGCGCCGGCGCTAAGAGCTTGTGCGTCCAGCACTTGGAGGATCGTCGTGCGCCTGAACATTCCTGCGAACCTGGCCTTGGCCGCTGCGGCCTGGGTTCTGCTTGCTCCGCCTCACACTAGCGGCACGCATGCTCCGCTCAACCAGTGGTCGCGCGTCGGAACCTACGAGACCCAGGCCGCCTGCGAGCATGAGAAAAAGCTCTGGCGCTCGGGCACGCACCGCATCAAGGAAAATCCCGGCGAGCTACGCGAAGGCGACGTCTACGGCAAGATCGCGCCGGAATCGATGGTGTGCGTGAGCGACGACGACCCCCGGCTCAAGCGGGCGTCGCGCTAGAGCCGCCTCAGTACAGCAGGTATTCCGCGCGGAGCGCGCGAAAGCGTTCGAGCGAGGACTGCCAGCGCTGTTCGATCGCGCGCGGGTCTTCGCCCTCCTTGATCGCGTTCACCACCCATCGCGCGCCGATCATCCCGAGCGTCCGGTCCAGTTGAAATCTATCAGGATAAAGGCGCCTGAGCGCGGCGGCTAGTTCGATCCCCAACTCGGGCGAGTTGAGCCGCTCGCGATCGATGAGCACGATGCGCGCGCCGTGACACTGACGCCCGCGGTAGGGAGGCTGCGCGGGAATAAATTCGGCCGCCGCGAAGCGCACGCCGGCAATTTTCCGCCGGTTGAGATAGGCGGCCATTCGTTCGGCGTCGATCCACGGCGCGCCGACCAGCTCGAACGGTGCGTCGGTGCCGCGCCCGACGCTGATGTTCGCGCCCTCCACCATCGCGACGCCCGGATAAAGCACAGCCTCGTCGAGTGTGCGCAGGTTGGGCGACGGGGAATGCCAACGCAGCCCGGTCTCGTCGAACCATTGACTGCGCCGGTAGCCGCGCATCGGGATTACGTGCAGGTCGGCGCCGATCCTGTTCTCGGCGTTGAACATGCGAGCCAATTCACCAATCGTCATTCCGTGCCGGGTTGGCAGCGGGAAGTAGCCGGTGAACGATTTCAGCGCGGCATCCATCACCGGCCCTTCGACGACGGCGGCGGTAATCGGGTTGGGCCGATCCAGCACGTAAAACGGGACGCGTTTGCGCGCTGCCGCTTCCATCGCATAGGCCATCGTCGTCGCGTAGGTGTAGAAGCGCGCGCCTGAGTCCTGCACGTCGAACACCAGCGCGTCGAGGCCGTCGAGCATCGCGGCCGGCGGCCGCGTACGCGGGCCGTAGAGGCTCAGCACCGGCAGCCCGGCCGCCCAATAGCGCCCCGAAGAAATCTCGCCGTCGAGGTCAGCGTAAAAACCATGCTCGGGACTGAAGACCGCCGCCAGCCTGACGGCGGGTGCGCCGCGCAACAATTCGACAACGTCCTTGCCCTCTGAATCGACGCTGGCCTGGTTGGTGATTACGCCGACGCGCATCCCGCGCAGGGATGCGAGGCCGTTGGCGGCCAACACGTCCGCGCCCGTGGCAACCACTCGCGGCGCGGCCGGGCGTATCGGTGCCCCGGCCAGGAAGCGCTTAAGCGAGGGCTGGTCGGCGGCGACCTGCGCCTCGCTGCGCGGACCCAGCGCGTCGGCAACGAGCGCGAGCACCGCCTCTCGCAGCGCGCCGGCATCTCCCCTGCCGTCGGGATAGACGCGGCTGGTCAGGATAATCACGAACGTCCGCGCCGACGGGTCGATGCGTATCAGCGTCCCGGTGAAGCCGGTGTGGCCGTAGCTGCCCAGCGGCGCGAGCGCGTGGCGATTCGACGCCAGCGGGGCGTAGAGATCCCATCCGAGCCCGCGCAGCCGCGCCCCGCTTGTCGGCGACTCGGGCGAGGTCATCGCAGCGACCGTCGCGGGTTCGAGAATGCGCACGCCACCGAGGGTGCCACCGCCTAGTAGCATCCGCGCGAAAATCGCCAGGTCATCGGCGGTCGAGAACAGCCCGGCGTCACCCGCCACACCGCCCATCCGGTAGGCGGTAGGGTCGTGCACTTCACCCCGGCGAAGCACCCCGCTGATAACCTCGGTGGGCGCGACGCGCGCGAGCTTCGCCGGGGGCGGCCGGAAGCCGGTGTCACGCATCGCGAGCGGGCCGAAAATATGCCGCGCGCAGTAGCG
This window harbors:
- a CDS encoding exo-beta-N-acetylmuramidase NamZ domain-containing protein; translated protein: MPTRLRAKLTTAALALVLVQSPPAKALAAEVSAPAPSPTALTPAALASIADVARSEIQSGHIPGAVILIGNDRGVVYRRAFGHLVLGAHPAPMRPDAIFDLASLTKVVATTTAVMQLVERGKLELDAPAARYWPAFAVNGKQRITLRELLTHYSGLPPDLDLGRKWSGYRAAIERVAAVHPIRAPGTAYIYSDINFEALGAIVRRVSGEPLDRYCARHIFGPLAMRDTGFRPPPAKLARVAPTEVISGVLRRGEVHDPTAYRMGGVAGDAGLFSTADDLAIFARMLLGGGTLGGVRILEPATVAAMTSPESPTSGARLRGLGWDLYAPLASNRHALAPLGSYGHTGFTGTLIRIDPSARTFVIILTSRVYPDGRGDAGALREAVLALVADALGPRSEAQVAADQPSLKRFLAGAPIRPAAPRVVATGADVLAANGLASLRGMRVGVITNQASVDSEGKDVVELLRGAPAVRLAAVFSPEHGFYADLDGEISSGRYWAAGLPVLSLYGPRTRPPAAMLDGLDALVFDVQDSGARFYTYATTMAYAMEAAARKRVPFYVLDRPNPITAAVVEGPVMDAALKSFTGYFPLPTRHGMTIGELARMFNAENRIGADLHVIPMRGYRRSQWFDETGLRWHSPSPNLRTLDEAVLYPGVAMVEGANISVGRGTDAPFELVGAPWIDAERMAAYLNRRKIAGVRFAAAEFIPAQPPYRGRQCHGARIVLIDRERLNSPELGIELAAALRRLYPDRFQLDRTLGMIGARWVVNAIKEGEDPRAIEQRWQSSLERFRALRAEYLLY